ATACCAAAACGGGTGTTTTGAGGGGAGAAAACAGATTAATAACCAGAAGTTTCACCAAAAACAACATAATAAAGATGAGAAATTTAAGGAAAAAGAGGATGTCGCTACCTTACTTAGCAAAGGCgttctctcccctctctccatAGAAGAACTCCCCAACTCCATTGCTCTTCCAAGTGGAGTCGGCCCTTCCCTTATCCAAGACCACCTCCTTCCAACCATATATATTTATGTTGTTGCTGCTGTTGAGCAAAATGACTATAATGCCTTCACAGCATTGACGAACTTATGGATCAAATCAAGTACTTTGGGGTATTAGTCGTCTTCGAGAAAAAAAGGTTGGTGAGGTTGGTGAGGTGACGTTGGGCTATCGGCATACAGCGTCATGATTGGACTTTGATGACAaataaatttggatgattcataaCAAGAGGCACCGCATaaggtcgggttcaggttgcATCATTCTTGCGAAAGATGATTGATGTTTTTTCATGACGTTGATCATTAGATTAGATTGCAcgctgcacaaatctcaaaatattttaaaattctttATTTATCCATCTGCAGTGATATCAAAGTGGCCATTATGCGATCCAACGGTGCATTCAGAGGAAGGCTAACCCTTCCTCAGAGTTCATTCCTTCGTATAATCACTTCATGCAAACCACCAAACAGAAGGGCCTGACTATGAGCTCTGCATAAAGACAAGCTGAAAGTGCTGAGTGCAAAGTTTTTCTGAAATCTTTGGTATGTGGGTAACCCTTTGGTTTAGGCTCCACATACAAGATACTGTTATATATCTCGGATGATTCCAAATggtgttattattttttttgggtccGCATCATAATACACGAAATAAAATTTTGCTGGCAACTTAACTACATCTTGAGCTTTtgctccaaaataaaaaaataaaaaaaagccaTCTTCAATGCTCCATAATGACTGTCTTGGGTGTGTACTTCCTTGCAAAAGCAAGATAGACAGAAAAATTCAATGCACATAGGGCTGCCCACAGCAAGAAATAGTAGTCTAGGTGGCCTTTGTTCACATCATCCGAGATCCACCCTGGTTCCCCTCCTCTGGTTGTTATAGCTGCAACAAGTGTGACAACAAGAGAGCTCAAGTAGCTTCCAAGTGAGGTTGAGAGCAGCGCAAGTGCAGTGCACATGCTCTTCATTCTTTCAGGTGCCTGACCATAGAAGAACTCCAGCAGCGTAATATTGCTGAAGACATCTGAGCCTGCTTGAATAAAAAACTGAGGAAGTTGCCACATAATGCTTATAGGTTCGCCGGTCTGGACACTCCCCAATCTCCTTGCCTCCACATATGCAGCTGTTGCCATTGTCAGGATTATTAGAAAACGGCCAATTCCCAAGCGCTGCAGCAGGGAAAGTCCAGTTCCATTTCTGAAGTAAATTCTAGTTGCTGGGACTATGATTTTGTCATAGAGAACGACCCAAATCATGACGCAAATCACTTCAAATGAAGCCAAGGATGCTGGAGGGACGGAGAAGGACCCGATCCTGGTGTTCATGGCACTCCCTTgttggatgaaagttgtgaacaATTGAACACATGCAGCTGCATAGATGACACCAGTTGCCCATATAGGAAGCAAGCGTAGCAGTATCTTTAACTCCTCCACTTGAGTAACAGTACATAGCCTCCATGAACTCCTAGAATCACCATCCTTCAAATCCAAATCAGAAACAACAGCAGCTTTGTCTAAAAACCTGAGAACAAAATGCAGAATCTTGATAAGCAAATGTTGCGTCTTTTGGGAACTTCTGAAAGTATATGTAGAAAGGGGGAGCAAGCAAAAGGTAAAATCAGAAACAGCATTAGGCTTCACATCTACAAAACCGGCGACCGTGGATCTAGTGAAATGGGTGAAGATAAAAACATATTAGAGAAAGGGCTTCTCCAAATTCAACCAATCAAGACAAAAATCTAAAACAGTGCTTTAAGGTGGTAGACAAATTGATTTCGTAAATGGgtcatattgattttttttttcaaatgaacATATTGAGATGAAAATATATGTTAGTCCAGATTTACTGCAATCCAAATAACCACTCACTAGCATCATATTTCTTTAGTTATTGGTGGAGCCTTGCCAAGTACAACTACCTGAATCCATCAGTATGTGCTAATCTCTGCTGTGCCAAATCATGCGAGTTTTTATTCTCCTCGTACAAGAGACTGCCATCCTGGGGAACTTCCAAGTTCACCTTCTTGAAAGAGGAAACCACAACCTGAAGAACACTATTCAAAGGGCTGCCGCTTGGCGTCCGCACCCTATAAGTTGGTGTTCCTAAGATAAAGGCTCCTAGAGCTAGAAAGATGCACGTAGTTGCAATGCCGAACCCTAATGCCCAATTGACATTTTGTTGTATCCAGACTATTAAAGTGACCGAAGTGAAAAATCCTAAGGTGATGCAGAGATAGAACCAACTGAAGAAAGaccccttcttttctctttctgctGGTTTCTCATCATTGAACTGGTCCGCACCAAAAGGAAGCAGTGTTGACTTGATTCCTCCACTCCCAAAGGCAACAAGATACAACCCAGAAAAGAAAGCAAGATTTTGAGCTCCACTTGCTGGGTGGCATGAGCTTCCTTCACACGCTGGAGGCTTTAAAGATGGGGAGAAAGCACAGAAAGTTATTGTGATCATCCCCTAGCAATGATTAAGGAAAGCATATCAGAGTAGACAAAGCATGATAATTGTTGAAATATATGACTAAAGAACAAGCCACAATATGGTTACCTATCTATATGTAAATAAGCATGTAAGCATGCAAATATATATGCACGTATAAAtactttaggaatgagatataaGGGGTTATAAATCTGACATACAAGAAGATAAATCATGAGGGAGATTTTGATTGTTTTGAAATTCCCCCAGACTGAATCAGCTATTACAGCTCCGACCAATGATGTGAAATAAGTTGTTCCACTCCAGGTAGCGACATTTGCTGCACTCGAAGCACTGCTTTCATGAAGGATGCTGTGAAGGTATACAACTAAATTTGCACCAACGCCATTGAAAGCTGCACTATCTAAACAGACGAGTCCTACAAGAACAATGTGTTCATGTAAGTAGATGTTATACATTTACAGAAGTAGCCCGTGACCATGATACATTTAATCATAATGGGCCTTATGTTACATGAATAAACATATCTGCAAATTGTAGCTTCTATTTCTCAAACTTCTCATGAAAAATGTGGAACACCAATATATATTATTCTAGAATTTTTCTCTTCAGGAATT
Above is a genomic segment from Phoenix dactylifera cultivar Barhee BC4 chromosome 2, palm_55x_up_171113_PBpolish2nd_filt_p, whole genome shotgun sequence containing:
- the LOC103706438 gene encoding protein NRT1/ PTR FAMILY 8.3-like isoform X2 — protein: MEHGDSLERGETRPLLLNKNYSSSNCEDDRSSAVHHGPCLQHKPSIWKAPAIILGLVCLDSAAFNGVGANLVVYLHSILHESSASSAANVATWSGTTYFTSLVGAVIADSVWGNFKTIKISLMIYLLGMITITFCAFSPSLKPPACEGSSCHPASGAQNLAFFSGLYLVAFGSGGIKSTLLPFGADQFNDEKPAEREKKGSFFSWFYLCITLGFFTSVTLIVWIQQNVNWALGFGIATTCIFLALGAFILGTPTYRVRTPSGSPLNSVLQVVVSSFKKVNLEVPQDGSLLYEENKNSHDLAQQRLAHTDGFRFLDKAAVVSDLDLKDGDSRSSWRLCTVTQVEELKILLRLLPIWATGVIYAAACVQLFTTFIQQGSAMNTRIGSFSVPPASLASFEVICVMIWVVLYDKIIVPATRIYFRNGTGLSLLQRLGIGRFLIILTMATAAYVEARRLGSVQTGEPISIMWQLPQFFIQAGSDVFSNITLLEFFYGQAPERMKSMCTALALLSTSLGSYLSSLVVTLVAAITTRGGEPGWISDDVNKGHLDYYFLLWAALCALNFSVYLAFARKYTPKTVIMEH
- the LOC103706438 gene encoding protein NRT1/ PTR FAMILY 8.3-like isoform X1; its protein translation is MEHGDSLERGETRPLLLNKVISNYSSSNCEDDRSSAVHHGPCLQHKPSIWKAPAIILGLVCLDSAAFNGVGANLVVYLHSILHESSASSAANVATWSGTTYFTSLVGAVIADSVWGNFKTIKISLMIYLLGMITITFCAFSPSLKPPACEGSSCHPASGAQNLAFFSGLYLVAFGSGGIKSTLLPFGADQFNDEKPAEREKKGSFFSWFYLCITLGFFTSVTLIVWIQQNVNWALGFGIATTCIFLALGAFILGTPTYRVRTPSGSPLNSVLQVVVSSFKKVNLEVPQDGSLLYEENKNSHDLAQQRLAHTDGFRFLDKAAVVSDLDLKDGDSRSSWRLCTVTQVEELKILLRLLPIWATGVIYAAACVQLFTTFIQQGSAMNTRIGSFSVPPASLASFEVICVMIWVVLYDKIIVPATRIYFRNGTGLSLLQRLGIGRFLIILTMATAAYVEARRLGSVQTGEPISIMWQLPQFFIQAGSDVFSNITLLEFFYGQAPERMKSMCTALALLSTSLGSYLSSLVVTLVAAITTRGGEPGWISDDVNKGHLDYYFLLWAALCALNFSVYLAFARKYTPKTVIMEH